One part of the Vitis riparia cultivar Riparia Gloire de Montpellier isolate 1030 chromosome 15, EGFV_Vit.rip_1.0, whole genome shotgun sequence genome encodes these proteins:
- the LOC117932133 gene encoding mediator of RNA polymerase II transcription subunit 12 isoform X3 produces MQRYHAPNCNSAVNSNAIGGPSARDSARADSSSLSANFSLNSRRQSQLTPYKLKCDKESLNSRLGPPDFHPQTSTCPEETLTQEYVQHGYRETVVGLEDAREISLTQIQAFSKPTVLKCKEAIRKRLRAINESRAQKRKGLSQHHKRLRSLADHVPHGFRKKNLFEVLIRNNVPLLRATWFIKVTYLNQVRPASASISSGSPDKIQLSRTELWTKDVIDYLQGLLEEFFSRNNSHSTQHSRDKSQQILYAGSIQHKSDPVSGLDSEEPSLHFKWWYVVRILQWHHAEGLILPSLIIDWALRQLQDKELLEILQLLLPIIYGVIETVVLSQTYVRTLVGVAVRFIREPSPGGSDLVDNSRRAYTSSALVEMLRFLILAVPDTFVALDCFPLPPCVVSHVANDGSFLTKVSEDTIKIKNRPAEVPTVLRDKVLDGQYPSLSFDHIVSSIQKRADNLAKAASPGYPCHSEAKAVQALDKALVDGDVRGAYKFLFDDHCDGAVNEGWIAEVSPCLRSSLKWIGTVSSSLVCSVFFLCEWATCDFRDFRTAPPHDTKFTGRKDFSQVYIAIRLLKLKLRDIQNPGCCKNNSTAGINTLAKGSSQPNNNSGRISVVNAYENKNNLKNMDRASIDSLDIFQSPGPLHDIIVCWIDQHEAHKGEGFKRLQLLIMELARSGIFYPQAYVRQLIVSGIMDRNGPIVDLDRRKRHYRILKQLPGSYMRDALEGAQVTEVGLLSDAILIYSNERRLVLQGLLWDQYKSKNIASISSRRPKHLPVSARDGASPASVDQWRTLQSASSMLSGKTAKSNADIEELKAAISGLLQLPNSSTTSADTGLDESQGSVKKSVGSNCNKMDLVEGTPGCEECRRAKRQKLSEDRSSYQGHSPNPSDDEDTWWVRKGPKSSESFKIDPPLKAAKQTSRGRQKIVRKTQSLAQLAAARIEGSQGASTSHICDNRISCPHHRTGMEGEAPKSIDEVKATHCSDIVSIGKALKQLRFMEKRTITMWLATVVRQFVEENEKTVAKGGQFSRPFSVDDRSSLRWKFGEEELSSTLYLMDVCNDLVSAAKFLLWLLPKVLSNPSSTIHGGRNIMMLPRNVESHACEVGEAYLLSSIRRYENILVATDLIPETLSATVLRAAAVMASNGRVSGSLALVYARYLLKKYGNVCSVIEWERHFKLTGDKRLISELESGRSLEGEFGFPLGVPAGVEDLDEFFHQKISHTRVSRVGLSMKDIVQRNVDDALHYLFGKERKLFAPATPKAPAIEKWDDGYQIAQQIVIQLMECIRQTGGAAQEGDPSLVSSAVSAIVCNVGPSMAKLPDFSAGNNYLNFPSTTSSLNFARRILRIHITCLCLLKEALGERQSRVFEIALAAEASSALATAFAPVKAPRSQFQLSPEAHDSNASMSNEILNNSAKLGRATKILAAVSALVIGAVIHGVISLERMVTVFRLKEGLDVIQFIRNTRSNSNGNPRSLGAFKVDNSVEVCVHWFRLLIGNCKTVCDGLVVDLMGEPSIVALSRMQRTLPLNLVFPPAYSIFSFVVWRPFILNANITNREDIHQLYQSLTLAISDAIKHLPFRDVCMRDTHGFYDLVAADASDSEFAAMLELNGPDLHLRAMAFVPLRARLFLNAIIDCKMPNTSLTQDDVSWVSGHAESKVPYAENETKLLDKLVHILDTLQPAKFHWQWVELRLLLNEQALVEKVDNHDVTLAEAIHSMSPNPEKAVASENENNFILIILTRLLVRPYAAALFSEVVHLFGRSLEDSTLLQAKWFLVGQDVLFGRKSIRQRLINIAESKGLSTKVQFWKPWGWSYSSLDPVATKGDKKKFEVTSLEEGEVVEEGTDSKRYGKGSTQMSDFEGFNVSQQHATERALVELVLPCIDQSSDDSRNAFASDLIKQMHTIEQQINTVTRGTTKQAGTVLSGVEGPANKGNNRKGMRGGSPGLARRPTGVADSAPPSPAALRASMALRLQFLLRLLPIICAEGEQSRNMRQSLASVILRLLGSRVVHEDADLSLYSTQSPPSKREAESLMEASTAASLDLSGESLFDRLLLVLHGLLSSCRPSWLKSKSASKSTTESIKEFSGFDREAAENLQNDLDCMQLPDTIRWRIQAAMPILVPSGRCSISCQPPSVSSAAVASLQPSLSFPAFHPGNTNQSQRNSSSLVRPGKLKNMPLQQDHDIEIDPWTLLEDGAGAGPSSGNTAVIGSGDHANLRASSWLRGTVRVRRTDLTYIGAVDDDS; encoded by the exons ATGCAAAGGTATCATGCACCCAACTGCAATAGTGCAGTCAATAGCAATGCAATTGGTGGGCCATCAGCTAGGGATAGTGCTCGAGCTGATTCGTCTTCATTGTCAGCTAACTTCTCCCTGAATTCAAG GCGACAATCTCAGCTAACACCATACAAGTTGAAGTGTGATAAAGAATCTCTGAATTCCAG ACTTGGGCCACCTGATTTTCACCCCCAAACTTCAACTTGCCCAGAGGAGACTCTCACCCAGGAATATGTTCAGCATGGATACAGGGAGACTGTTGTGGGACTCGAG GATGCCAGAGAGATCTCACTCACTCAGATTCAAGCTTTCAGTAAGCCTACAGTTCTAAAATGCAAAGAG GCAATCAGAAAGCGGCTTAGGGCCATCAATGAATCTCGGGCTCAAAAGCGCAAG GGTTTATCCCAACATCACAAACGATTGCGTTCTTTGGCCGATCATGTTCCTCATGGTTTCAGGAAGAAAAACCTTTTTGAAGTTCTTATCAGGAATAATGTTCCATTACTGAGAGCAACTTGGTTTATTAAAGTAACTTATCTTAACCAG GTTCGCCCTGCCTCTGCCAGTATTTCTTCTGGCTCACCTGACAAGATTCAGTTGTCTCGCACTGAGCTCTGGACAAAAGATGTTATTGATTACTTGCAGGGCCTCCTGGAGGAATTTTTCTCAAGAAATAATTCTCATTCCACTCAACACAGCAGGGATAAATCACAACAAATCCTTTATGCTGGGTCAATACAGCACAAGAGTGACCCTGTATCAGGTCTTGATAGTGAGGAGCCTTCCCTACATTTTAAGTGGTGGTATGTGGTGCGGATCTTGCAATGGCACCATGCTGAAGGCCTGATTCTTCCTTCGCTCATCATTGATTGGGCTCTTCGTCAACTACAG GACAAAGAATTGCTTGAGATCTTGCAGCTGCTATTGCCTATCATATATGGTGTTATAGAAACTGTTGTTCTATCTCAGACGTATGTACGCACTCTTGTGGGAGTAGCTGTTCGTTTTATCAGGGAACCTTCTCCAGGTGGTTCTGATCTGGTTGATAATTCGAGGAGGGCATACACTTCCTCTGCTCTGGTTGAGATGCTTCGATTTTTGATACTGGCTGTGCCTGATACATTTGTCGCTTTGGATTGCTTTCCTTTGCCCCCCTGTGTCGTATCTCATGTTGCAAATGATGGGAGTTTCTTAACGAAGGTATCTGAGGAtacaataaagataaaaaatcgTCCTGCAGAGGTTCCTACTGTGCTTAGAGATAAAGTTCTTGATGGTCAGTACCCATCCTTGTCTTTTGATCACATTGTTTCATCCATTCAAAAACGTGCTGATAATCTTGCTAAAGCTGCAAGTCCAGGGTATCCATGTCATAGTGAGGCAAAAGCTGTCCAGGCCTTGGATAAGGCTCTTGTAGATGGAGATGTGAGAGGCGCATATAAATTTCTCTTTGATGATCATTGTGATGGTGCTGTTAATGAAGGCTGGATTGCAGAAGTCAGCCCATGCCTAAGATCTTCATTGAAGTGGATTGGAACTGTGAGCTCATCACTTGTTTGCTCTGTATTTTTCCTCTGTGAGTGGGCAACATGTGATTTCAGGGATTTTAGGACTGCTCCACCCCATGATACGAAGTTCACTGGGAGGAAAGATTTCTCTCAAGTTTATATTGCAATTCGGCTTTTGAAGCTAAAGTTGAGAGATATACAAAATCCAGGCTGTTGCAAGAATAACAGCACAGCTGGAATCAATACCCTTGCAAAAGGTTCCAGTCAGCCAAATAATAATTCTGGCAGAATTTCGGTGGTAAATgcatatgaaaacaaaaataacttgAAAAATATGGATAGGGCAAGCATAGATTCATTGGATATTTTCCAAAGCCCTGGTCCTTTACATGATATTATAGTTTGTTGGATTGATCAACATGAAGCACATAAAGGAGAAGGTTTTAAACGCCTTCAACTGCTCATTATGGAACTTGCACGGTCTGGCATTTTTTACCCTCAGGCGTATGTAAGGCAGCTTATAGTTAGTGGAATTATGGATAGGAATGGACCTATTGTTGATCTGGACAGGCGGAAGAGACACTATCGAATCTTGAAGCAGCTGCCTGGGTCTTATATGCGTGATGCTCTGGAGGGAGCACAAGTTACTGAAGTGGGATTACTTTCTGACGCCATTCTTATTTACTCAAATGAACGTCGCCTTGTGCTTCAGGGGCTTCTTTGGGATCAATATAAAAGTAAGAACATTGCAAGTATTTCATCTCGTAGACCAAAGCACCTGCCAGTCTCTGCTAGAGATGGTGCTTCCCCTGCTTCTGTTGATCAATGGAGGACTCTTCAGTCTGCATCTAGTATGTTATCTGGTAAAACTGCCAAAAGCAATGCTGACATTGAAGAATTGAAGGCTGCTATTTCGGGATTGTTGCAGCTTCCAAATTCTTCTACAACATCTGCAGATACTGGACTTGATGAATCTCAAGGGAGTGTTAAGAAGTCTGTTGGGTCAAATTGTAACAAAATGGATCTAGTAGAAGGAACACCTGGATGTGAAGAATGTAGAAGGGCAAAGAGACAAAAATTAAGTGAAGATCGGAGTTCATATCAAGGACATTCACCAAATCCATCAGATGACGAGGATACATGGTGGGTGAGGAAGGGGCCTAAATCCTCAGAGTCCTTCAAAATTGATCCACCTCTTAAAGCAGCCAAGCAGACCTCAAGGGGCAGACAAAAGATTGTCCGGAAAACTCAGAGCCTTGCTCAATTAGCAGCTGCTAGGATTGAGGGTAGCCAGGGAGCATCTACAAGCCACATATGTGATAACAGGATAAGCTGCCCTCACCACAGAACTGGTATGGAAGGAGAAGCTCCTAAGTCAATAGATGAGGTGAAAGCAACTCATTGCAGTGATATTGTTTCAATTGGAAAAGCTTTAAAGCAGTTGCGTTTTATGGAGAAACGGACCATCACAATGTGGTTGGCAACTGTAGTTAGGCAGTTTGTTGAAGAGAATGAAAAGACTGTTGCCAAGGGTGGCCAATTTAGTCGGCCTTTCTCTGTTGATGACAGGAGCTCTCTGCGATGGAAATTTGGTGAAGAAGAATTGTCTTCTACACTCTATTTGATGGATGTTTGTAATGATTTAGTTTCAGCAGCCaaatttcttctttggttgTTGCCCAAGGTTCTTAGTAACCCCAGTTCTACAATTCATGGAGGGAGGAACATTATGATGCTGCCTAGGAATGTGGAAAGCCATGCATGTGAAGTTGGGGAGGCATATCTGCTGTCTTCTATCCGAAG GTATGAGAATATACTTGTTGCAACAGATCTCATTCCTGAAACCTTATCTGCAACAGTGCTCCGTGCTGCTGCAGTTATGGCCTCAAATGGAAGGGTTTCAGGTTCATTAGCGTTGGTTTATGCTCGATACCTGTTGAAGAAATATGGTAATGTGTGTAGCGTCATTGAATGGGAGAGGCATTTCAAGTTAACAGGTGATAAGAGACTTATTTCTGAACTTGAATCTGGCCGGTCGCTGGAAGGGGAGTTTGGGTTTCCACTTGGAGTTCCAGCCGGCGTTGAGGATCTTGATGAATTTTTCCATCAAAAAATAAGTCACACTCGGGTATCCAGAGTGGGTTTGAGCATGAAAGATATAGTGCAAAGAAATGTTGATGATGCTCTTCACTATCTCTTTGGCAAAGAGAGAAAACTTTTTGCACCTGCTACACCCAAAGCTCCTGCCATCGAAAAATGGGATGATGGATATCAAATTGCTCAACAAATAGTTATTCAACTAATGGAGTGCATTAGGCAAACTGGTGGTGCTGCTCAAGAAGGGGACCCCTCTTTGGTGTCTTCTGCTGTTTCTGCAATTGTCTGTAATGTGGGGCCATCCATGGCAAAATTACCTGATTTCTCAGCGggtaataattatttgaattttccttCCACAACAAGTTCATTGAATTTTGCTCGGCGCATTTTACGCATTCATATTACTTGCCTATGCTTACTTAAGGAAGCTCTTGGAGAGAGACAAAGCCGTGTATTTGAGATAGCACTTGCAGCAGAAGCTTCGTCTGCTCTTGCTACAGCTTTTGCTCCTGTAAAGGCTCCTCGTAGTCAGTTTCAGTTGTCTCCTGAAGCTCATGATTCCAATGCATCCATGTCAAATGAAATTCTGAATAACTCTGCCAAACTCGGGAGAGCTACCAAAATTTTAGCTGCTGTGTCAGCACTTGTTATTGGGGCAGTTATTCATGGAGTCATTAGCTTGGAGAGGATGGTAACTGTCTTCAGGTTAAAGGAGGGCTTGGATGTTATTCAATTTATACGGAATACACGATCCAATTCGAATGGGAATCCCAGGTCACTTGGGGCTTTTAAGGTGGATAATTCAGTTGAAGTTTGTGTGCATTGGTTTAGGCTGCTGATTGGGAACTGCAAAACTGTTTGTGATGGATTAGTTGTGGATCTCATGGGTGAACCATCTATAGTAGCTCTATCAAGGATGCAACGAACACTCCCTCTTAATTTAGTCTTTCCGCCTGcatattcaatattttcatttgttgtaTGGAGGCCATTTATTCTTAATGCTAACATCACAAACCGTGAGGACATCCACCAATTGTATCAATCTTTAACATTGGCCATAAGCGATGCCATAAAGCATCTGCCTTTTCGGGATGTGTGTATGAGAGACACTCACGGTTTCTATGATCTTGTAGCTGCAGATGCCAGTGATTCTGAGTTTGCTGCCATGTTAGAGTTGAATGGTCCAGATCTGCATTTGAGAGCTATGGCCTTTGTTCCTCTACGTGCAAGGCTTTTCCTGAATGCCATCATTGATTGCAAAATGCCAAACACTTCATTGACACAGGATGATGTAAGTTGGGTTTCTGGACATGCTGAGTCGAAAGTTCCATATGCAGAAAATGAGACCAAGCTTCTGGATAAGCTAGTGCATATTTTGGATACCCTGCAACCTGCAAAATTTCATTGGCAATGGGTTGAGCTCAGGCTTCTGCTAAATGAACAAGCCCTTGTTGAAAAAGTCGACAACCATGATGTGACCTTAGCAGAGGCTATTCACTCTATGTCACCCAACCCTGAAAAAGCTGTGGCTTCTGAGAATGAGAACAACTTCATTCTGATCATTCTGACAAGGTTACTTGTACGGCCTTATGCCGCAGCCCTTTTCTCAGAGGTGGTGCACTTGTTTGGGAGGTCCCTGGAAGATTCAACGTTGTTGCAAGCTAAATGGTTTTTGGTAGGTCAAGATGTtctatttggaaggaaatcTATTAGACAACGGCTTATTAATATTGCTGAGAGTAAAGGTCTCTCCACTAAGGTCCAGTTTTGGAAGCCATGGGGCTGGTCTTATTCTAGTTTGGATCCAGTTGCCACCAAGGGAGATAAGAAGAAATTCGAAGTCACTTCCCTTGAAGAAGGGGAGGTTGTAGAAGAAGGTACAGACTCCAAAAGATATGGAAAAGGGTCTACCCAAATGTCTGATTTTGAAGGTTTCAATGTCAGCCAGCAGCATGCAACTGAGAGAGCTCTTGTTGAATTGGTTCTTCCTTGCATAGATCAAAGCTCTGATGATTCACGCAATGCCTTTGCAAGTGATTTGATCAAGCAGATGCATACTATTgaacaacaaataaatacagTTACTCGTGGGACAACTAAGCAGGCAGGAACTGTTCTTTCTGGAGTTGAAGGTCCTGCAAACAAAGGCAATAACAGGAAAGGTATGAGAGGTGGTAGTCCTGGTTTAGCTAGGCGACCAACTGGAGTAGCTGATTCTGCACCACCCTCCCCTGCAGCATTGCGAGCTTCCATGGCACTGCGGTTGCAGTTCCTCCTGAGATTGCTTCCTATCATTTGTGCAGAAGG GGAGCAATCACGGAACATGAGGCAAAGTCTTGCCTCAGTAATACTTCGTCTCCTTGGAAGTCGAGTTGTGCATGAGGATGCAGACCTCTCCCTTTATTCCACGCAGAGTCCTCCCTCAAAGAGGGAGGCAGAGTCACTGATGGAGGCTTCTACTGCTGCTTCTCTTGATTTATCTGGTGAAAGTCTCTTTGATCGGCTGTTGTTGGTTCTCCATGGTTTGTTGAGCAGTTGTCGGCCGAGTTGGCTGAAGTCAAAGTCTGCCTCAAAGTCAACCACTGAATCTATCAAGGAATTTTCTGGATTTGATCGTGAGGCAGCAGAGAATTTACAG AATGACTTGGATTGCATGCAATTGCCTGACACGATCCGCTGGCGTATCCAAGCTGCAATGCCAATTCTTGTCCCTTCTGGCCGGTGTTCCATCTCTTGCCAGCCACCATCTGTCTCCTCTGCGGCTGTTGCTTCACTTCAACCGAGCCTCTCATTTCCTGCATTCCACCCTGGAAATACAAACCAGTCTCAAAGGAATTCCAGTTCTTTGGTGCGACCTGGGAAACTAAAGAATATGCCGTTGCAGCAGGACCATGATATAGAAATTGATCCATGGACGCTATTGGAAGACGGGGCAGGGGCCGGACCATCTTCAGGTAACACTGCTGTGATTGGCAGTGGTGACCACGCTAATCTTAGGGCATCTAGCTGGCTTAGAGGGACTGTGAGAGTGCGGCGAACGGACCTCACATACATTGGTGCCGTGGATGATGACAGCTGA